A single window of Salvia splendens isolate huo1 chromosome 8, SspV2, whole genome shotgun sequence DNA harbors:
- the LOC121742922 gene encoding pentatricopeptide repeat-containing protein At4g01400, mitochondrial-like: MPNAIFCNYIRQLQRYAPSISSFFIVVEIPKASCSYSSAPINRDEESEREYGYRQNDHETKEKAEPSIGSPARIQKLIASQTDPLLAKEIFDLASRQPNFRHSYATYHTLILKLGRSRHFSLMNAVISSLKSLDYSISPSLFTHIIQIYGDANQPEKALKTFYTILEFNIKPRQKHLNCILEILVANSNFLRAAFDLFRAAHRYGVPPNTNSYNIMMRAFCLNGDLSIAYTLFNHMFKRDVLPDVESYRILMQALCRKSQVNKAVDLLEDMLNKGFVPDSLSYTTLLNSLCRKKKLKEAYKLLCRMKMKGCNPDIVHYNTVISGYCKVGCAADACKVLDDMSSNGCLPNLSSYQNIVGGLCNQGMYDEAKRYIKVMVSKEFRPHFSVIHMLVQGCCKLGKLEDACEVLSELLRHGSVPHTDTWGEIVARICEEEDAEAIEEALKQTVKVEIKSDTRLVDAGAGLEEYLMRKIKSRSRPR; encoded by the coding sequence ATGCCGAATGCCATTTTCTGCAATTACATCAGGCAGTTGCAGAGATATGCACCAAGCATCTCCTCGTTCTTCATTGTTGTCGAAATTCCAAAAGCTTCTTGTTCATACTCTTCAGCACCCATTAATCGTGATGAAGAAAGTGAACGAGAGTATGGATACAGACAAAATGACCATGAAACAAAGGAGAAAGCAGAACCTTCTATTGGCTCTCCAGCTCGAATCCAAAAGTTGATAGCTTCTCAAACAGATCCACTTCTGGCAAAGGAAATCTTTGACTTGGCTTCACGTCAGCCCAACTTCCGCCATTCCTATGCTACCTATCACACCCTCATTCTCAAACTGGGCCGCTCTCGCCATTTCTCTCTCATGAATGCCGTCATCTCAAGCCTCAAGTCTCTTGATTATTCCATTTCCCCTTCTCTCTTTACCCACATCATCCAAATATATGGTGATGCAAACCAACCCGAGAAAGCTCTCAAAACATTCTATACAATTCTTGAATTCAATATTAAGCCCCGTCAGAAACACCTCAACTGCATCCTCGAAATCCTCGTTGCCAACAGTAACTTCCTCCGCGCTGCGTTTGACCTTTTCCGGGCTGCCCACAGATATGGAGTCCCCCCTAACACAAATTCCTACAACATCATGATGCGAGCCTTTTGCCTGAATGGCGACTTGAGCATTGCATATACTTTGTTCAATCACATGTTTAAGCGTGATGTTCTTCCTGATGTGGAGTCATATCGGATTCTAATGCAAGCACTGTGCAGGAAGAGTCAGGTGAATAAAGCTGTTGATTTACTGGAGGACATGCTAAACAAAGGGTTTGTGCCCGACAGTTTAAGCTACACCACTCTTTTGAATAGCTTGTGCAGGAAAAAAAAGCTGAAGGAGGCGTATAAGCTTCTTTGTCGGATGAAAATGAAGGGATGCAATCCTGATATTGTCCATTATAATACAGTTATCTCAGGTTATTGCAAGGTAGGGTGTGCTGCTGATGCCTGTAAGGTTCTTGATGACATGTCTTCAAATGGGTGCTTACCAAATTTGTCATCATATCAAAATATAGTGGGGGGCCTGTGCAATCAGGGCATGTACGACGAGGCCAAGAGGTATATCAAGGTAATGGTGTCCAAGGAGTTTCGTCCACATTTTTCAGTTATACATATGCTTGTACAAGGCTGCTGTAAACTTGGTAAACTAGAGGATGCTTGTGAAGTGTTGAGTGAGTTGTTGAGGCATGGGAGCGTTCCACATACCGACACTTGGGGTGAAATTGTAGCGCGGATCTGTGAGGAAGAAGATGCAGAAGCAATAGAAGAAGCCTTAAAACAGACTGTGAAGGTGGAGATTAAGTCTGATACTAGATTAGTAGATGCTGGTGCTGGCTTGGAGGAATACTTGATGAGGAAAATAAAGAGTAGGTCTAGGCCACGATAG
- the LOC121744149 gene encoding uncharacterized protein LOC121744149, with protein MGNSLRCCLACVLPCGALDLIRIVHLNGSVDEITGRVTAGEILKNNPNHLLTKPCSQGMARRILILSPESDLKRGSIYFLIPSSSLPAHKNNQILKKLSPCRKNSSEVVVGEKPAIVTVKMPEKKQSSRRHHHRSRSNAGVAWTPYLESISED; from the coding sequence ATGGGAAACAGCCTAAGGTGTTGTTTGGCATGCGTTCTTCCATGCGGGGCGCTAGACTTGATCCGGATAGTGCACTTGAACGGGTCGGTTGACGAGATAACGGGTCGGGTCACGGCGGGAGAGATCCTAAAAAACAACCCGAATCACCTCCTCACAAAGCCGTGCTCGCAAGGCATGGCCCGCCGGATCCTGATCCTCTCGCCCGAATCCGACCTCAAACGGGGCTCCATTTATTTCCTGATTCCCTCTTCTTCGCTTCCCGCTCACAAAAACAATCAAATCCTCAAAAAACTCAGCCCCTGCCGGAAAAACTCGTCGGAGGTCGTCGTCGGAGAGAAGCCGGCGATCGTCACCGTGAAGATGCCGGAGAAGAAGCAGTCGTCGAGGCGGCACCACCACCGGAGCAGAAGCAACGCCGGAGTTGCTTGGACGCCTTATCTTGAGAGCATTTCTGAGGACTAG